Within the Candidatus Dormiibacterota bacterium genome, the region TCCTCTCGCGCGCCAGCTGCACCTCGTCCTTGCCGCGACGTTTCCAGTCACCGTAGGTTCCGCGGAAGGAGATGTAGGGCCAGTACCCCTGCCCCGACTTCAGGAACTCGCGCGTGTACGGCTGCCCGAGGTGGTGGTTGGGCGAGTGGCCGACCTTGTGGATCGATTCGACCATGAGCTTCTCGGCCGTCAGCTCCATGCCGTTGCGCACGAAGGACAGGATGTTGCAGATCTCCTCGTCGATGACCATCTGGGGGAAGGACAGGGTGTTGCCGTCCTCCAGGATGCCGATGCCCACGAGCAGATCGCAGCCGGAGAGCGCCGCGGTCATGCCGGTCGCCATGTTCTCGTAGCCGCACTGGATCCCGGGGATCTTGGCGTCCGAGCAGATGCCGCCCGCCATGTACGGCACGCCGTAGAACTCGGTCATCTGCGCGAACGGGAGATTGAGGAGGATCCCCTCGGGCGACGCGGTCGAGGCGAGACCGGTCTTCATGTCGAGCGTCTCGGGGCCGGCCGGATAGATCATCGGCAGACCCGGCTGCACCAGCTGGTACAGGACGAGCCCGCTCAGGAACTCCACGTTGGTCTGCAGGAGCGTCCCGGCGACGGTGATGGGGGCCGTGGCCCCCTGCAGCGGCATCGGCCAGAAGACGATCGGCACCCACTCCTTCGCCAGCGCGATGCACGCCTCGGTCATCATGTCGTCGTGCTTCAAGGGGGACACGGGGCAGGTGACCATCGAGAAATAGGGACGATCGCGCTGCTTGCGCCGGTCGCCGTACACCGCGTCGAGCATCGCGAGCAGGTAGGGCACGTCGTCGGGGTCCTGCACGCCCCCCACCATCTGGAAGTGCTTCTTCGACCACATGAAGGTGGAGGCCATCTCGAACAGCGCCCGGAAATCGGTCGAGGCATCGGTGGGGAAGACGGTCGACCACATCACCTTGATCGGAGTCAGAGCGTCGGCCAGAAGAGTGCTGAGCGCCAGATCGTGCAGCGTCGAGGTGCGTCTCTCGCCGGTCTTCTCGTCGAGGGTGAACGAAGCCTGGCCGTCGGTCATGTGGTGCATCTGCTCGCCGTCGATCACCGCGTCGTTCTTGCCGTCCCGCGACGCCAGGACGAACTTGCGCGGCACGGTCTTCAGACAGCGCTCCACGAGGTCCGGCTTGACCCAGGCGACGCCCTTGTCGCGGTCCACCTTCTGTCCGTTCTGCTCCATGTAGTCGAGCGCCTTCTTGTTCTCGTAGAGCACGCCGGTCTTCTCGAGGATCTCGAGCGACGCCTCGTGGACGAGACGGACCTGTTTCTCGGACAGCATCGAGACCTTCGGGCGCGCGTTCATGGGATTGATCTCCTGCGGAGATCTTGACACGGCGCGGATTTGCGGGTCAATCCTTTTTCCGCATTAAACTGCGCAATTGAATGCCGTAACGACAATGACGTCCCGGCGCGCATGTCGTAACGGCTTGAGATCCCACGATTCGCAACGCCGATGCGGAGGGCGGTCGACCGCGCCATCGACTTGATCTGACGGCGGACGCCCTCATAAGATGACGCGCAGCCGAACAGAGCCATTTCAACCCGCGAGCGCCGGGAGGACGAGGAGGCCGGTGATCGAGTTTCTTTCGCCACGCGAGGATGACGACCTCCGCCTTGCCGGGACGAAGGGGGCGGCGTGGGCGCGCGTGATCCGTCTTTTTCTCGACGGTCCCCGGCTTCTCCTCGGATGGGACCTGGCGCGGTCGGACGACGAGATCGCGCGGCTCGCCGGTCTCGATGACGCGACCGCGCGGCGCGCCATCGACGAGGCGGTCCGCTGGTCGGTGGAGCACCGGCTGCATCTCCTCGGCTGGCAGGAGCCGGACGGCGGCTGGCGCTATTTCATGGCGGTCGGCTGAGGGCGCAAGGACTGGCTGATCAGCCACGACCCGGCAGGCTGCCGGGCGCGTCTTGAAGAGATGAGAGACGGGGAGCGGGGCGGAACGGACGAAGCATAAGGGGCGCGGGTTCATGGCGGGCGGCAAGCGGATCGCGATCATCGGTGCCGGGCACAACGGTCTGGTGACCGCGAACCTGCTCGGCGAGGCGGGGCACCGGGTGACCGTGCTGGAGGCGCGCGCGATCGTCGGAGGCGCCTGTGTCTCCGAAGAGCTGTTCCCGGGCTACAAGGTCTCCTCCACGTCCTACGTCAGCACCCTGCTCATGCCCGAGGCGATCAGGCGCTTCGACCTGCCACGTCACGGCTACCAGGTCATCCGGCAGGACCCCGCCTTCTTCGTGCCGTTCCCGGACGGCCGGTCGATGACGCTGCGCGGCGACGAGCGCGACCTGCAGGAAATCGCCAAATTCTCGCGCCAGGATGCCGGCGCATACCACGAGTTCCACTCCGCGCTCGAGAGGGTGGGCGAATTCGTCAAGCCGCTGCTGTTCAAGGCGCCGCCCCGCATCGACGGGCGCGCACCGCGCGACCTGTGGGATCTCCTGACGATGGGACTGGCGGCGCGCCGCCTCTCCGGCTACGACCTGCAGCTTCTCGTCCAGCTCGCGTCCCTGGGGATCGCGGACGTCCTCGACACCCGGTTCGAGTCGGAGGAGCTGAAGGCCTTCCTCTGCTCGCAGGCGGTCATCGGCGCTTATGGAGGAGTGCACCAGCCCGGCACCGCCTTCCTTCTCCTGCACGACGTGTTCGGCGGTGTCGAAGGAGCCGCCGGAGTCTGGGGCGTCGTCGTCGGCGGCATGGGGGCCATCACCCAGGCGCTCGCCTCCGCGGCCCGCGAGCGGGGTGTGGTCATCAGGACCGGGGCGCCCGTCGCGACGATCGAGCTCGGCGACGCGGGACGGGTCGCGGGTGTCCGCCTCAGGAGCGGCGAAGTCGTGCCGGCCGACGTCATCGTCAGCAACGCGACGCCGCGCCGGACCTTCCTCGAGCTGCTCCCGGCGAGCGCCCTCCCCGCGCCGTTCGTGCAGCACATGGAGGGGTTCAAGGACCTGGGGGCGTCGCTGAAGGTGCATCTCGCGCTGTCGGCCCTGCCCGACTTCACGGCGATGCCCGGCAGGGAGCCCGGTCCGCAGCACCGCGGTCTCCTCAATTTCTGCCCGACGGTCGATTTCATCGAGCGGGCGTGGGACGACTGCAAGCGCGGAGCGTTCTCCTCCCGCCCGACCGTCGAGGCGTGCATCCACTCGGTCCTCGACCCGTCGTGCGCCCCTCCGGGGAGGCACATCATGACCTGCTTCGTGCAGTACGGTCCGCGCCACCTGAAGGAGGGAGGCTGGGAG harbors:
- a CDS encoding trimethylamine methyltransferase family protein, with the protein product MNARPKVSMLSEKQVRLVHEASLEILEKTGVLYENKKALDYMEQNGQKVDRDKGVAWVKPDLVERCLKTVPRKFVLASRDGKNDAVIDGEQMHHMTDGQASFTLDEKTGERRTSTLHDLALSTLLADALTPIKVMWSTVFPTDASTDFRALFEMASTFMWSKKHFQMVGGVQDPDDVPYLLAMLDAVYGDRRKQRDRPYFSMVTCPVSPLKHDDMMTEACIALAKEWVPIVFWPMPLQGATAPITVAGTLLQTNVEFLSGLVLYQLVQPGLPMIYPAGPETLDMKTGLASTASPEGILLNLPFAQMTEFYGVPYMAGGICSDAKIPGIQCGYENMATGMTAALSGCDLLVGIGILEDGNTLSFPQMVIDEEICNILSFVRNGMELTAEKLMVESIHKVGHSPNHHLGQPYTREFLKSGQGYWPYISFRGTYGDWKRRGKDEVQLARERMRKLLDTHEIDPPPAEAQKELRRLLCERTGFSPNDPKIEGVFQHPWKEHPSSWR
- a CDS encoding NAD(P)/FAD-dependent oxidoreductase, encoding MAGGKRIAIIGAGHNGLVTANLLGEAGHRVTVLEARAIVGGACVSEELFPGYKVSSTSYVSTLLMPEAIRRFDLPRHGYQVIRQDPAFFVPFPDGRSMTLRGDERDLQEIAKFSRQDAGAYHEFHSALERVGEFVKPLLFKAPPRIDGRAPRDLWDLLTMGLAARRLSGYDLQLLVQLASLGIADVLDTRFESEELKAFLCSQAVIGAYGGVHQPGTAFLLLHDVFGGVEGAAGVWGVVVGGMGAITQALASAARERGVVIRTGAPVATIELGDAGRVAGVRLRSGEVVPADVIVSNATPRRTFLELLPASALPAPFVQHMEGFKDLGASLKVHLALSALPDFTAMPGREPGPQHRGLLNFCPTVDFIERAWDDCKRGAFSSRPTVEACIHSVLDPSCAPPGRHIMTCFVQYGPRHLKEGGWESLKETVADRVVAEIARYAPNFPGSVIARHVYTPEDLETIFGLTGGNIYHGAMTPDQLFTFRPAPGFADYRTPLKNLYLCGSGTHPGGGVWGAPGWNSAHEILRDIGRG